A stretch of the Planktothricoides raciborskii GIHE-MW2 genome encodes the following:
- a CDS encoding heavy metal-responsive transcriptional regulator codes for MLRIPDVERLKRLKIGEVANQSGLPVKTIRYYEEIGLLAPTVKRSATGYRLFDHHVLNRLAFIKRSQSFGLSLNDIKAILNIHDQGQLPCGEVKQLVQQKLAEITDQIEALETLRGELQGLLSGWQDLPSADRIARTICPNIQSNE; via the coding sequence ATGTTAAGAATCCCCGATGTTGAGCGCTTAAAGCGTTTAAAAATTGGCGAAGTGGCCAATCAAAGTGGTTTGCCAGTAAAAACTATTCGTTATTACGAAGAAATTGGCTTACTCGCACCAACGGTCAAACGCTCGGCAACGGGCTATCGTTTGTTTGACCACCATGTGCTCAATCGTTTGGCTTTTATTAAGCGATCGCAATCTTTTGGGTTAAGCTTGAATGACATTAAAGCAATTTTAAATATTCACGACCAAGGTCAGTTGCCTTGCGGGGAAGTTAAACAACTGGTGCAGCAAAAGTTAGCAGAAATTACTGACCAAATCGAAGCCTTAGAAACCTTACGCGGCGAACTCCAAGGCTTGCTGTCCGGTTGGCAAGACCTTCCCAGTGCTGACCGCATCGCCCGGACAATTTGCCCTAATATTCAATCAAACGAATGA
- a CDS encoding WD40 repeat domain-containing protein — MTQHPKKKTRSGRNRLILFSFSLFCTLIPIYLGQLPLYASPPQTLTQESAWGNIQLVRTLESRHKTAVESLVFTPNGEMLISGGGRNDPIIHLWTVRNGKHRGQLKGHQARVLSMAIAPDGKTLVSGGEDSLINLWDLEKRQLIRTFASHSSHVMALAITPNGQNLISGGLDGLKIWNLQQQVFIETLLRLNPIYSVAVDPRGRLLVTGGKNGEITLWDAQPDCTETLGCFVPRANPHEGSFKGHTDAISALAFTPNGEYLVSGSYDQGIKLWQMDTGEMRSLGEHLGPIHTLAISPDGNTLASASRDGLKLWNLRSGELLHRISPTVDAVQAVAFSPDGTMLATGGDNNTIQIWRWSSGTPSN, encoded by the coding sequence ATGACACAGCACCCGAAGAAGAAAACCAGAAGCGGACGCAACAGACTCATTCTGTTTTCTTTTTCTTTGTTTTGTACTTTAATCCCCATCTACTTGGGTCAACTTCCTTTGTATGCTTCCCCCCCTCAGACATTGACTCAGGAATCGGCTTGGGGGAATATCCAGCTAGTCAGAACTCTGGAAAGTCGCCATAAAACGGCGGTTGAGTCGTTGGTGTTTACTCCCAATGGCGAAATGTTAATCAGTGGTGGGGGTCGCAATGATCCGATTATTCATTTGTGGACTGTGCGAAATGGCAAACATCGGGGACAGTTGAAAGGACATCAAGCGAGGGTTTTGTCAATGGCGATCGCCCCCGATGGTAAAACCTTAGTCAGTGGGGGGGAAGACTCCCTGATTAATCTCTGGGATTTGGAAAAACGTCAGTTAATCCGCACTTTTGCTTCCCATTCGTCTCATGTGATGGCTTTGGCGATTACTCCCAATGGCCAAAATTTAATTAGTGGGGGGTTAGATGGGCTGAAAATCTGGAATCTTCAGCAACAGGTATTTATTGAAACTTTATTACGGCTGAATCCGATTTACTCCGTGGCGGTTGATCCTCGCGGCAGGCTGTTAGTTACTGGGGGCAAAAACGGCGAAATTACTCTTTGGGATGCCCAACCAGACTGCACCGAGACTCTGGGCTGTTTTGTTCCCCGTGCAAATCCCCATGAAGGCAGTTTTAAAGGACATACGGATGCGATTAGTGCGCTGGCATTTACTCCCAATGGCGAATATTTAGTCAGTGGTAGTTATGACCAAGGCATCAAATTGTGGCAGATGGATACTGGGGAAATGAGGTCTTTGGGAGAGCATCTTGGCCCGATTCATACTTTGGCGATCTCTCCTGATGGTAACACCCTCGCCAGTGCTAGTCGGGATGGGCTGAAACTCTGGAATTTGCGATCGGGTGAACTGTTGCACCGAATTTCTCCCACGGTGGATGCGGTGCAAGCGGTGGCTTTTAGTCCTGATGGCACCATGCTGGCTACTGGGGGCGACAATAACACGATTCAAATTTGGCGGTGGAGTTCCGGGACTCCCTCTAACTAA
- the topA gene encoding type I DNA topoisomerase, whose amino-acid sequence MSKLVIVESPTKARTIRNYLPSDYVVEASMGHVRDLPQSASEIPASVKGQPWAALGVNVDGDFEPIYVVPKDKKKIVKELKEALKGASELILATDEDREGESISWHLLQLLQPKVPVKRMVFHEITQEAIREALKNCRDIDDQLVHAQETRRILDRLVGYTLSPLLWKKITSGLSAGRVQSVSVRLLVVRERQRLAFRQGTYWDLKANMVQANSPFEAKLISLKGTKLATGSDFDEATGQIAAGRQVVLLNEQEALDLQARLSQKPWTVINVEERPTIRKPSPPFTTSTLQQEANRKLRLSARETMRTAQNLYEQGYITYMRTDSVHLSEQAIAAARDCVQQKYGKEYLSPKPRQYATNTKGAQEAHEAIRPAGSYFRTPQETGLSDRELKLYDLIWKRTVASQMADARQTFVTVDLQVDDAVFRATGKRISFPGFLRAYVEGSDDPDAALENQEIILPSLKVGDRPECQNLEAIGHETQPPARYTEAALVKTLESEGIGRPSTYASIIGTIIDRGYAQLKNNALVPTFTAFAVTNLLEKYFPELVDTKFTARMEQTLDEISTGLADWVPYLREFYCGEQGLSTQVKQQEDQIEPQSARTVELESINAKVRIGRYGPYIEAENGDGVVTASLPHELTPADLNPEQIEILLRQKTTGPEQLGIDPTTGLPVYVMLGKYGPYVQLGEASEENKKPKRSSLPKGMTVENLTLEDALNLLSLPRHLGDHPETGAKITAALGRFGPYVVHDQGKEGKDYRSLKAGDDVLTIDLSRALELLAEPKRSKNSKTSTSKKPLRELGEHPADGEPVNIYDGSYGAYINHGKTNVSIPKDQPMENVTLAQAVELLASKLLASKGATSKANNGKGKSKSTTKSTSKSTSKSTTRKKASG is encoded by the coding sequence ATTCGCAATTACCTCCCCTCGGATTATGTGGTGGAGGCTTCTATGGGGCACGTCCGGGATCTTCCCCAGTCCGCAAGCGAAATTCCCGCCTCAGTGAAAGGTCAACCCTGGGCAGCGCTTGGGGTGAATGTGGATGGTGATTTTGAACCCATTTATGTGGTTCCCAAAGACAAAAAGAAAATCGTCAAAGAACTCAAAGAAGCCCTCAAAGGTGCGTCAGAATTGATTCTGGCCACGGACGAAGACCGAGAAGGAGAGAGTATTAGCTGGCATTTACTCCAGCTACTCCAGCCGAAAGTCCCGGTCAAGCGAATGGTGTTTCACGAGATCACCCAAGAGGCTATCCGGGAAGCCCTGAAAAATTGTCGAGACATCGACGATCAACTGGTTCATGCTCAAGAAACCAGGCGCATTCTCGATCGCCTCGTGGGTTATACCCTCTCTCCGTTACTCTGGAAAAAAATTACCAGTGGCTTGTCCGCAGGCCGGGTGCAATCGGTATCGGTCCGGTTGCTGGTGGTGCGTGAACGGCAACGGTTGGCCTTTCGCCAGGGAACCTACTGGGACTTAAAAGCCAATATGGTGCAAGCAAATAGTCCGTTTGAGGCCAAGTTAATCAGCCTGAAAGGGACGAAACTTGCCACGGGTAGCGATTTTGATGAAGCGACCGGCCAAATTGCCGCAGGCCGTCAGGTGGTGCTGCTGAATGAACAGGAAGCTTTAGATTTGCAAGCCCGACTGAGCCAAAAGCCTTGGACGGTGATTAATGTGGAAGAACGACCGACGATCCGCAAGCCGTCGCCGCCGTTTACTACTTCTACCTTGCAACAAGAGGCCAACCGCAAACTCAGGCTTTCCGCCAGGGAAACCATGCGGACAGCCCAGAATTTATATGAGCAGGGTTATATTACTTATATGCGGACAGATTCCGTGCATCTATCGGAACAAGCGATCGCGGCTGCCCGCGATTGTGTCCAACAAAAATACGGTAAAGAATATCTCAGTCCTAAACCTCGGCAATACGCTACTAATACCAAAGGCGCCCAAGAAGCCCACGAAGCCATCCGTCCTGCGGGCAGCTATTTCCGCACTCCCCAGGAGACAGGGTTGAGCGATCGCGAACTGAAACTCTATGACTTAATTTGGAAGCGTACCGTAGCCTCTCAAATGGCCGATGCTCGCCAAACCTTTGTCACCGTTGATTTACAAGTTGATGACGCGGTATTTCGCGCCACGGGAAAACGGATTTCTTTTCCCGGCTTTTTGCGGGCTTATGTGGAAGGATCCGATGACCCGGATGCGGCGTTAGAAAATCAGGAAATCATTTTGCCCAGCCTGAAAGTGGGCGATCGCCCAGAGTGCCAAAACTTAGAGGCGATCGGGCATGAAACCCAGCCCCCCGCCCGTTACACCGAAGCCGCCCTGGTCAAAACCCTAGAAAGCGAAGGCATTGGTCGTCCCAGTACCTACGCCAGCATCATCGGCACCATCATCGACAGAGGCTATGCCCAACTGAAAAACAACGCCCTAGTCCCCACCTTCACCGCCTTTGCGGTGACAAATTTGCTGGAAAAATATTTTCCCGAATTAGTCGATACCAAATTCACCGCCCGCATGGAACAAACTCTAGACGAAATTTCTACCGGGCTGGCCGACTGGGTGCCCTACTTGCGGGAATTTTACTGTGGTGAACAGGGACTATCCACCCAAGTCAAACAACAAGAAGACCAGATAGAACCCCAAAGCGCTCGCACCGTCGAACTAGAAAGCATCAATGCCAAAGTCCGCATTGGTCGTTACGGGCCTTACATCGAGGCCGAAAATGGCGATGGCGTCGTCACCGCTTCACTGCCCCATGAATTAACCCCCGCTGACCTCAATCCTGAACAAATTGAGATATTGCTGCGGCAAAAAACCACCGGCCCCGAACAATTGGGCATTGACCCCACCACCGGCTTACCCGTCTATGTGATGCTGGGCAAGTATGGGCCTTATGTGCAACTTGGGGAAGCCAGTGAGGAAAACAAAAAACCCAAGCGCAGTTCTTTGCCCAAAGGTATGACTGTGGAAAACCTAACCCTGGAAGATGCCTTGAATTTACTGTCTCTCCCCCGACATCTGGGCGATCATCCGGAAACTGGCGCCAAAATTACAGCGGCATTGGGCAGATTTGGCCCTTATGTCGTTCACGACCAAGGAAAAGAAGGCAAAGATTATCGCTCCCTCAAAGCCGGAGATGATGTCTTAACCATTGACCTCAGCCGCGCTTTAGAACTCTTGGCGGAGCCAAAACGGAGTAAAAACAGCAAAACCAGCACCAGCAAAAAACCTTTGCGGGAACTGGGAGAACATCCTGCGGACGGGGAACCCGTGAATATCTATGACGGCTCTTATGGTGCCTATATCAACCACGGGAAAACCAATGTTTCTATCCCGAAAGATCAACCGATGGAAAATGTAACCCTGGCTCAAGCGGTGGAATTATTGGCCAGCAAGTTATTGGCCAGCAAGGGGGCAACCTCCAAAGCCAACAACGGTAAAGGTAAGAGCAAGTCCACCACCAAGTCCACCTCCAAGTCCACCTCCAAGTCCACCACCCGGAAGAAAGCATCGGGTTAG
- a CDS encoding chlorophyll a/b-binding protein translates to MTQPQPTTTPKLADPKFGFNDYAERLNGRAAMIGFVLTVVIEYLTGQGVLSWLGLN, encoded by the coding sequence ATGACACAACCCCAACCCACTACCACTCCCAAATTGGCCGATCCAAAATTTGGCTTTAACGATTATGCCGAACGCTTGAACGGTCGAGCGGCGATGATTGGCTTTGTTTTGACTGTAGTCATCGAGTATCTGACAGGTCAAGGTGTCCTGTCTTGGCTGGGTTTAAACTAA
- a CDS encoding exopolyphosphatase — translation MSTNDRKYRLVTRSDFDGLVCAVLLKELDMIDDIKFVHPKDMQDGKIEVTDRDITTNLPYLEGVHLAFDHHASETIRNEQIQDNHIIEPNAPSAARVVYNYYGGKETFPSISDEMMEAVDKSDSAKFEKHEVLDPENWVLLNFIMDARTGLGRFKNFRISNYQLMMELIEYCKNHSIQQILSLPDVKERIELYFEQSVPFKEQLKRCSKVYKNLVILDLRNEEVIYAGNRFMIYALYPQCNISIHLMWGLKQQNTVFAVGKSIFNRSSNTNIGKLMLKYGGGGHANAGTCQVDNDQAEEVKEELIRQINADG, via the coding sequence ATGTCTACGAATGACAGAAAATATCGATTAGTCACTCGGAGTGACTTTGATGGTCTAGTTTGTGCGGTTCTCTTAAAAGAACTAGACATGATTGATGACATTAAATTTGTTCATCCTAAAGATATGCAGGATGGAAAAATTGAAGTCACGGATCGGGATATTACCACTAACTTACCTTATTTAGAAGGCGTCCATTTAGCCTTCGACCACCACGCCAGTGAAACCATTAGAAACGAACAAATCCAAGATAATCACATTATCGAACCCAATGCCCCTTCAGCGGCCAGAGTCGTTTACAACTATTATGGCGGTAAAGAAACTTTTCCGAGTATTTCTGATGAAATGATGGAGGCCGTTGATAAATCCGATTCGGCTAAATTTGAAAAACATGAAGTTTTAGACCCAGAAAATTGGGTGCTTTTGAACTTTATTATGGATGCCCGAACCGGATTAGGTCGATTTAAGAATTTCCGGATTTCTAACTATCAATTAATGATGGAGTTAATCGAATATTGCAAAAATCATAGCATTCAGCAAATTTTATCACTACCTGACGTTAAAGAACGCATAGAACTTTATTTTGAGCAATCCGTGCCTTTTAAAGAACAATTAAAAAGATGCTCAAAAGTTTATAAAAATTTAGTAATTTTAGATTTAAGAAATGAGGAGGTCATTTATGCGGGAAACCGCTTTATGATTTATGCGCTATATCCTCAGTGCAATATTTCCATCCATCTGATGTGGGGATTAAAACAGCAAAATACCGTGTTTGCCGTTGGCAAGTCAATTTTTAACCGATCTTCCAACACAAATATCGGGAAATTAATGCTGAAATATGGCGGCGGTGGTCATGCCAATGCGGGAACTTGCCAAGTGGATAATGACCAAGCGGAAGAGGTGAAGGAAGAGTTGATTCGGCAAATTAACGCCGATGGTTAA